A single Stigmatella aurantiaca DNA region contains:
- a CDS encoding peptide MFS transporter, which yields MSTSTAQQLPLEPPSSDGAAPAAPKGHPKGLYVLFATEMWERFSYYGMRALLVLYLLNYLQFQPADSSSVFKWYTSLVYLTPLLGGFLADRYLGLRASIIMGAVLMAIGHFLMAFEPLPLFYAALAFLIAGNGFFKPNISTLVGKLYKQGDARRDGAFTIFYMGINIGAFLSPLICGWLRRNMGPTPGMGYHWGFAAAGVGMVLSLIIFLVGQKQVLRDVAAAGNLDEIAPKKKDATVAQAAAEEPDEQVPSTGGFGGLIAKVFPWLLFALAVVVPVRFITQAVAGHEPWTNVIMPTVFSAIGAWMGWTLLTIKNAARDKSTVIFVLFTFVVLFWMAFEQAGNALNIWAAYNTATLDFGLFAVEGEDYQAANALFIVAFAPLFAMMWTGLARRGLEISTAAKMLAAMVLITASFGAMVAGAAAENATVTRVPLASLPPGVQLETLNAGRFGYEPGTQELTVRGVLAPFAVTNALRPTVDKTYMGQVEALEAAARNASPERPTTFQFTDLPQGYTFPLQGGAVSAWDASSRTVTMVAGLSPLTKAQLVGAGAPPAWREAITSLAEKSKAAQVSGFWLLLSYLLATFGELCLSPVGLSMVTKLAPTRFASLFMGVWLLSSAVAQYVGGSLGEKWGEIVPTSYFAIFVYSSLVGAVVLLILQAPLKRLMHSVR from the coding sequence ATGTCCACATCCACTGCCCAGCAGCTCCCCCTCGAACCGCCCTCCTCCGATGGCGCCGCACCCGCGGCCCCCAAGGGACACCCCAAAGGGTTGTATGTCCTCTTCGCCACCGAGATGTGGGAGCGCTTCAGCTATTACGGCATGCGCGCCCTGCTCGTGCTGTACCTGCTGAACTACCTGCAGTTCCAGCCGGCGGACTCCTCGTCCGTGTTCAAGTGGTACACGAGCCTCGTGTACCTCACGCCCCTGCTGGGCGGGTTCCTGGCGGACCGGTACCTGGGGCTGCGCGCCTCCATCATCATGGGCGCGGTGCTGATGGCCATTGGCCACTTCCTCATGGCCTTCGAGCCGCTGCCCCTCTTCTACGCGGCGCTCGCCTTCCTCATCGCCGGCAACGGCTTCTTCAAGCCCAACATCTCCACCCTGGTGGGCAAGCTCTACAAGCAGGGCGATGCGCGCCGGGATGGTGCCTTCACCATCTTCTACATGGGCATCAACATCGGCGCCTTCCTGTCGCCCCTCATCTGCGGCTGGCTGCGCCGGAACATGGGCCCCACCCCGGGCATGGGCTACCACTGGGGCTTCGCCGCGGCCGGCGTGGGCATGGTGCTCAGCCTCATCATCTTCCTCGTCGGCCAGAAGCAGGTGCTCCGGGACGTGGCCGCCGCGGGCAACCTGGATGAAATCGCTCCCAAGAAGAAGGACGCCACCGTGGCCCAGGCGGCGGCCGAGGAGCCGGACGAGCAGGTGCCCAGCACCGGCGGCTTCGGCGGCCTCATCGCCAAGGTGTTCCCCTGGCTGCTGTTCGCCCTGGCGGTGGTGGTGCCCGTGCGCTTCATCACCCAGGCGGTGGCGGGCCATGAGCCTTGGACGAACGTCATCATGCCCACGGTCTTCTCGGCCATTGGCGCGTGGATGGGCTGGACGCTGCTCACCATCAAGAACGCCGCCCGGGACAAGAGCACCGTCATCTTCGTGCTCTTCACCTTCGTGGTGCTCTTCTGGATGGCCTTCGAGCAGGCCGGCAACGCGCTCAACATCTGGGCCGCCTACAACACGGCGACGCTCGACTTCGGCCTCTTCGCCGTGGAGGGCGAGGACTACCAGGCGGCCAACGCCCTGTTCATCGTCGCCTTCGCCCCGCTGTTCGCGATGATGTGGACGGGGCTGGCCCGGCGCGGCCTGGAGATCTCCACCGCGGCGAAGATGCTGGCGGCCATGGTGCTCATCACCGCCTCCTTCGGCGCGATGGTGGCCGGCGCGGCGGCCGAGAACGCCACCGTCACCCGGGTGCCCCTGGCGTCCCTGCCCCCGGGCGTCCAGCTGGAGACGCTCAACGCGGGCCGGTTCGGCTATGAGCCCGGCACCCAGGAGCTCACCGTGCGCGGCGTGCTGGCGCCCTTCGCCGTCACCAACGCCCTACGCCCCACGGTGGACAAGACGTACATGGGCCAGGTGGAGGCCCTGGAGGCGGCGGCGAGGAACGCCTCGCCGGAGCGCCCCACCACCTTCCAGTTCACGGACCTGCCGCAGGGCTACACGTTCCCGCTGCAGGGCGGCGCCGTGTCCGCCTGGGATGCCTCGTCGCGCACGGTGACGATGGTGGCGGGGCTGTCCCCCCTGACCAAGGCCCAGCTCGTGGGCGCGGGTGCCCCCCCCGCGTGGCGCGAGGCCATCACCTCGCTGGCCGAGAAGAGCAAGGCGGCCCAGGTGAGCGGCTTCTGGCTGCTGCTGAGCTACCTGCTGGCCACCTTCGGCGAGCTGTGCCTGTCGCCCGTGGGCCTCTCCATGGTGACGAAGCTGGCGCCGACGCGCTTCGCCTCGCTCTTCATGGGCGTGTGGCTGCTGAGCAGCGCGGTCGCCCAGTACGTGGGCGGCAGCCTCGGCGAGAAGTGGGGCGAGATTGTCCCCACCAGCTACTTCGCCATCTTCGTCTACTCGTCGCTGGTGGGCGCGGTGGTGCTGCTCATCCTCCAGGCGCCCCTCAAGCGGCTCATGCACAGCGTGCGGTAG
- a CDS encoding M15 family metallopeptidase, with amino-acid sequence MPPSLRPWSLVLLPLLLAAPVASAEEEARRQAAQAVRPSKRSRLLKTLVPIPGGERLRKDAALAFQKMHDEASAEGIWLWAVSGHRSRAEQRYLYRLYRKGLGPRAARPGRSNHQRGTAVDVSVGGVSSPVYGWLSANACRFGFRRTVRSEPWHWEYRPRGTPQPKPGQACVDRYVPPPLPPASPEVATPSPS; translated from the coding sequence ATGCCGCCCTCGCTGCGCCCCTGGAGCCTCGTGCTCCTCCCGCTGTTGCTGGCCGCCCCCGTGGCATCAGCGGAGGAGGAGGCGCGCCGTCAGGCCGCCCAGGCGGTGCGCCCGTCGAAGCGTTCCCGCCTCCTGAAGACACTGGTGCCCATCCCCGGCGGCGAGCGCCTGCGCAAGGACGCGGCCCTGGCCTTCCAGAAGATGCACGACGAGGCCTCCGCAGAGGGCATCTGGCTGTGGGCCGTCAGCGGCCACCGCTCGCGCGCGGAGCAGCGCTACCTCTACCGCCTCTACCGCAAGGGCCTGGGGCCTCGCGCCGCCCGCCCGGGGCGCTCCAACCACCAGCGGGGCACGGCGGTGGATGTGTCGGTGGGCGGGGTCTCCTCCCCGGTCTACGGGTGGCTGTCGGCCAACGCGTGCCGCTTCGGCTTCCGGCGCACGGTGCGCTCGGAGCCGTGGCACTGGGAGTACCGGCCCCGGGGCACGCCCCAGCCCAAGCCGGGCCAGGCGTGTGTGGACCGCTACGTGCCTCCCCCCCTGCCCCCGGCCTCGCCCGAGGTGGCCACGCCCAGCCCCAGCTAG
- a CDS encoding POT family MFS transporter, producing the protein MAESVPAKSSRFPPQIPYIIGNEACERFSFYGMRNILTVFLIDYLLVNANPDPAAREAMAKSHFHLFMSGVYFFPLFGGYLADRFLGKYRVILWLSLLYCVGHACLAIFENSPAGFYTGLFLIALGSGGIKPCVSAMVGDQFTEENKHLVKKVFAIFYWTINFGSFFASLFIPLALKHLGPAVAFGIPGILMFLATAIYWLGRRHYVVVPPTGHNPHSFLRILFSALGNRQHRPAGGDWLSGARKAHPEEAIEGVRAVFRINLLLMPTVPFFWMLFDQKASTWVVQARGMDPQVGSFTFQPSQMQFINPALVMILIPVLAGVIYPALQKTRFELTPLRRMPLGLIIGAFSYIIAGYYQVLIEGGSKLNIAWQILPYIVLTLAEILVSTTGLEFAYTQAPREMKGVVQSLWLVNTTLANIAVAIASSLNIFQGSGQFFFYSALAILAGVGMALMARKYKVRDYYQQAAPIPVGEHAAPSLNGKGP; encoded by the coding sequence ATGGCCGAGTCCGTCCCCGCGAAGAGCAGCCGCTTCCCGCCGCAAATCCCCTACATCATCGGCAACGAGGCCTGTGAGCGCTTCAGCTTCTACGGGATGCGGAACATCCTCACGGTGTTCCTCATCGACTACCTGCTGGTGAACGCGAACCCGGACCCGGCGGCCCGGGAGGCGATGGCCAAGTCGCACTTCCACCTGTTCATGTCCGGGGTCTACTTCTTCCCGCTGTTCGGCGGGTACCTGGCGGACCGGTTCCTCGGCAAGTACCGCGTCATCCTCTGGCTGAGCCTGCTGTACTGCGTGGGCCACGCGTGTCTGGCCATTTTCGAGAACAGCCCCGCGGGCTTCTACACGGGCCTGTTCCTCATCGCCCTGGGCTCGGGCGGCATCAAACCGTGCGTGTCCGCCATGGTGGGCGACCAGTTCACCGAGGAGAACAAGCACCTGGTGAAGAAGGTCTTCGCCATCTTCTACTGGACCATCAACTTCGGCTCGTTCTTCGCCTCGCTCTTCATCCCCCTGGCCCTCAAGCACCTGGGGCCCGCGGTGGCCTTCGGCATCCCCGGCATCCTCATGTTCCTGGCCACCGCCATCTACTGGCTGGGCCGCCGCCACTACGTCGTCGTGCCGCCCACCGGGCACAACCCGCACTCGTTCCTGCGCATCCTCTTCTCGGCCCTGGGCAACCGCCAGCACCGCCCCGCCGGGGGCGACTGGCTGTCGGGCGCCCGGAAGGCGCACCCCGAGGAGGCCATCGAGGGCGTGCGGGCCGTGTTCCGCATCAACCTGCTGCTCATGCCCACCGTGCCCTTCTTCTGGATGCTCTTCGACCAGAAGGCCTCCACCTGGGTGGTGCAGGCGCGCGGCATGGACCCCCAGGTGGGCTCGTTCACCTTCCAGCCCAGCCAGATGCAGTTCATCAACCCCGCGCTGGTGATGATCCTCATCCCCGTGCTGGCGGGCGTCATCTACCCGGCGCTCCAGAAGACCCGCTTCGAGCTCACCCCGCTGCGCCGCATGCCGCTGGGGCTCATCATCGGCGCGTTCTCCTACATCATCGCGGGCTACTACCAGGTGCTCATCGAGGGGGGCTCCAAGCTGAACATCGCCTGGCAAATCCTCCCGTACATCGTGCTCACGCTGGCGGAAATCCTGGTGTCCACCACGGGCCTGGAGTTCGCCTACACCCAGGCCCCCCGCGAGATGAAGGGCGTGGTGCAGAGCCTGTGGCTGGTCAACACCACCCTGGCCAACATCGCGGTGGCCATCGCCTCCTCGCTCAACATCTTCCAGGGCTCGGGCCAGTTCTTCTTCTACTCGGCCCTGGCCATCCTGGCCGGGGTGGGCATGGCCCTCATGGCGCGCAAGTACAAGGTCCGCGACTACTACCAGCAGGCCGCCCCCATCCCCGTGGGCGAGCATGCCGCACCGAGTCTGAACGGCAAGGGCCCCTGA